A section of the Trichomycterus rosablanca isolate fTriRos1 chromosome 6, fTriRos1.hap1, whole genome shotgun sequence genome encodes:
- the zgc:174863 gene encoding cell adhesion molecule 2, with the protein MMNISDVFFPHYTDIVELKCQPAVGNIGETMNIKCSIKINSNARSQDYVIYIVTLTKMDQEEPCFIYNEGSVTGDTRFTLPNSHAPSLSLHNTAISDEGEYTYWIDTSRGESTGKITLNVTASYSNAAVNSWPEVIVRDHHVDLYCKASGGYPAATIQWFDAGNTNWTRNSVLHITKGNDGLFSLSSKLSFRSFDPMWGEFTCVIYSRNGPELNKTLNFGMEDALTNDSPKDDDYRNLKKILAPLVVIGSLITGLLIVLIYTARRRQQRARRPSTLPILRDVFVANDTDVEEGDKSMALL; encoded by the exons ATGATGAACatttctgatgttttttttccccactaCACAGATATTGTCGAATTGAAATGCCAGCCTGCAGTAGGAAACATCGGTGAGACCATGAATATCAAGTGCAGCATCAAAATCAATTCAAATGCTCGGAGTCAGGATTATGTCATTTATATAGTGACGTTAACTAAGATGGACCAAGAAGAaccatgttttatatataacgAAGGCAGTGTTACAGGAGACACCCGATTTACACTTCCAAATTCACATGCTCCGTCTTTATCGCTTCATAACACTGCAATCTCTGATGAAGGAGAATACACCTACTGGATTGATACCAGTCGAGGAGAGAGTACAGGAAAAATCACACTCAATGTAACAG CATCATACAGCAACGCAGCCGTGAACTCGTGGCCGGAGGTAATTGTACGGGACCATCATGTTGATCTGTACTGCAAAGCCAGTGGTGGTTACCCAGCAGCTACCATTCAGTGGTTTGATGCAGGCAACACCAACTGGACCAGGAATTCTGTCCTACACATCACCAAGGGAAACGATGGCCTCTTCAGTCTGTCCAGCAAACTGAGCTTCCGGTCATTTGACCCAATGTGGGGAGAGTTCACGTGTGTCATTTACAGCAGAAATGGACCAGAATTGAACAAGACACTTAACTTTGGAATGGAAG ATGCCCTTACAAATGACAGTCCTAAAGATGATGATTACAGAAATTTGAAGAAGATACTTGCTCCACTGGTCGTCATTGGTTCTCTCATCACTGGACTTCTAATAGTGCTCATATATACAGCGAGAAGACGCCAGCAGC GGGCTCGAAGACCATCTACTCTACCCATTCTGC GAGATGTCTTTGTTGCCAATGATACTGATGTGGAAGAAG gaGATAAATCTATGGCTCTGCTGTAG